One genomic segment of Gasterosteus aculeatus chromosome 6, fGasAcu3.hap1.1, whole genome shotgun sequence includes these proteins:
- the LOC120820714 gene encoding transmembrane protein 26 encodes MLCIFKFISAITTRLLFIFVSLLGIFRVTIVKWDDFYLLLTLLFLPLLVEMIITLKCRKGQDYKWFSPAIFLFLISVIPSIWILELDRQEHRDSIPQGNVNGFQCKKLGTWQYQLPKIPYNETVGNLTSQQKVSITRCPYDWILALHQSVLILVIVGKWLLPKGGGVTRDELSQLLIMFVGTAADILEFTSETLSDVKDDSQQLVYIILAVWTWSMLQFPLHLAGGNSIQPDTDDKEAPSEVSLLAKHSTDILSILVALFIQDVPFLVVRLFFMIYFDVFHQMILFFAIKNSLVVTLNLYRLVVICLDSRSRAGRGSAVPSV; translated from the exons ATGTTGTGCATATTCAAGTTTATTAGTGCGATCACAACTCGCCTGCTGTTCATCTTCGTCTCTCTGTTGGGCATCTTCAGAGTGACAATCGTGAAGTGGGACGACTTCTACTTGCTCCTTACTCTTCTCTTTCTGCCGCTTCTCGTTGAAATGATAATAACGCTGAAGTGCCGCAAGGGACAAGATTATAAATG GTTTTCTCCTGCTATCTTTCTATTTCTCATCAGTGTTATTCCCTCCATTTGGATCCTGGAGCTCGACCGCCAGGAGCACAGAGACAGCATCCCCCAG GGAAATGTCAATGGTTTTCAGTGCAAAAAGCTTGGCACGTGGCAGTATCAGTTGCCAAAGATCCCTTACAACGAGACCGTGGGAAACCTCACATCCCAACAAAAG GTGTCAATTACCCGCTGTCCCTACGACTGGATCCTGGCTCTTCATCAGAGCGTGCTCATCCTCGTCATCGTGGGGAAGTGGCTCCTCCCGAAGGGGGGCGGAGTCACGCGTGATGAACTCTCGCAGCTTCTCATCATGTTTGTTGGCACTGCAGCAGATATCCTCGAGTTCACCAGTGAGACGCTGTCAGATGTCAA AGACGACTCTCAACAGCTGGTCTATATCATCTTAGCTGTATGGACTTGGAGCATGCTGCAGTTCCCCCTGCATCTGGccg gggggAACTCCATCCAGCCAGACACTGATGACAAGGAGGCGCCCAGCGAGGTGTCCCTCTTGGCTAAGCACAGCACGGACATCTTGAGCATCCTGGTGGCCTTGTTCATCCAAGACGTGCCTTTCCTGGTGGTCAGGCTCTTCTTCATGATCTACTTCGACGTCTTCCACCAGATGATATTGTTCTTCGCCATCAAGAACTCTCTGGTGGTCACGCTGAACTTGTACAGACTGGTTGTTATATGCCTGGACTCGCGCAGTAGAGCCGGCCGGGGCAGCGCCGTCCCGAGTGTTTGA
- the perp gene encoding p53 apoptosis effector related to PMP-22, whose protein sequence is MFRCGIAYPRCRWIVPLLLLFAIIFDIIAIAATSGWVEDEEGTSHYSSMWEECRGRNDSWDCRSLMEFPWAQAVAALMIIGLLILIVAFIISCVGLCCSLNLTLMPLIGVLCIIVVVLQIIALIIYPVKFNEELFEGHYYYTWAYGFGWGATILCIGCAVLFCCLPRYEDELSGLAKTKYLYSSA, encoded by the exons ATGTTTCGCTGCGGAATCGCGTACCCTCGCTGCAGGTGGATCGtgcccctgctgctgctcttcgcCATTATTTTCGACATTATCGCCATCGCCGCCACGTCGGGATGGGtcgaggacgaggagggcacGTCCCACTACAGCAGCATGTGGGAAGAGTGCCGGGGCAGGAACGACAGCTGGGACTGCAGGTCGCTCATGGAGTTCC CTTGGGCCCAGGCCGTGGCCGCTCTGATGATCATCggcctcctcatcctcatcgtcGCCTTCATCATCTCCTGTGTGGGGCTGTGCTGCTCGCTCAACTTGACTCTCATGCCCCTCATCGGAGTTCTGTGCATCATCGTCG TGGTGCTCCAGATCATCGCCCTCATCATCTACCCCGTCAAATTCAACGAGGAGCTCTTCGAGGGCCACTACTACTACACCTGGGCCTACGGCTTCGGCTGGGGGGCCACCATCCTCTGCATCGGCTGCGCCGTCCTCTTCTGCTGCCTGCCCCGCTACGAGGATGAGCTGAGCGGCCTGGCCAAGACCAAATACCTCTATTCCTCGGCTTAA